Proteins encoded by one window of Paraburkholderia terrae:
- a CDS encoding heavy metal translocating P-type ATPase has protein sequence MTELAPPRAADTSRPAASSELDIQGMTCASCALRVEKALAKVPGVARASVNLATEKATVDADASVTTDTLVNAIRKAGYDAQPLNDAPPPDNDAQSTAELAIGGMTCAACSGRVEKALARIPGVTSASVNLATEKATVTTNGAVGVDQLIAAVTKAGYQATPLSADDATPAATEDKDAAARAAVRRELGAVVICALLTLPLIVPMFAEPLGLHAMLPATLQLALATVVQFVFGARFYRAAWKAVRAGAGNMDLLVALGTSAAYGVSVYQMALHPGDTMHLYFEASAVVITLVRFGKWLEARAKRQTTDAIRALNALRPDRARIVVGTEEHEVPLAQVRVGMLVAVRPGERVPVDGTVLQGRTHIDESLITGESLPVPKQQDDRVTAGSINGEGAITVTTTAIGAETTLARIIRLVETAQAEKAPIQRLVDRVSEIFVPAILAIALVTLVGWLIAGHGAETAILNAVAVLVIACPCALGLATPTAIMAGTGVAARHGVLIKDAQALEIAHQVRVVAFDKTGTLTVGQPSVTAFETADGVGRLNALALAAAVQRHSEHPLAKAVVKAFEADGGGAALPVSSDARAVAGRGVEADIGGETFAIGSSRWLGELGVAPSPALALRAQQLEAQGNTVSWLIGRGKTDAQIETQADTQAQALALIAFGDTLKPGARAAIERLSRMGVKSALVTGDNQGSAKSVAAALGIDEVYAQVLPSDKARVVHDLKIRTSSVVAMAGDGINDAPALAAADIGIAMATGTDVAMHAAGITLMRGDPALVADAIDISRRTWRKIQQNLFWAFVYNLIGIPLAAFGLLNPMIAGAAMAFSSVSVVTNALLLRTWRSSQ, from the coding sequence ATGACCGAACTCGCACCACCCCGCGCCGCCGACACGTCCCGCCCGGCGGCATCCTCGGAACTCGACATTCAGGGCATGACGTGCGCGTCCTGCGCGCTGCGCGTCGAGAAGGCGCTCGCCAAAGTGCCGGGCGTCGCGCGGGCAAGCGTGAATCTGGCAACCGAAAAAGCAACCGTCGATGCCGACGCGTCCGTCACCACCGATACCCTCGTCAACGCCATCCGTAAGGCCGGCTACGACGCACAGCCGCTGAACGACGCGCCGCCACCCGACAATGACGCGCAATCGACAGCCGAACTCGCGATCGGCGGCATGACCTGCGCGGCGTGCTCCGGTCGCGTCGAAAAAGCGCTCGCGAGGATTCCCGGCGTGACTTCCGCGTCCGTCAATCTCGCCACCGAAAAAGCAACCGTCACGACCAACGGCGCGGTCGGCGTCGATCAGTTGATCGCGGCCGTCACGAAAGCCGGCTATCAGGCGACGCCTCTCTCCGCCGATGACGCCACACCCGCCGCCACCGAAGACAAAGACGCCGCCGCGCGCGCCGCCGTGCGCCGCGAACTCGGAGCGGTTGTGATCTGCGCGCTGCTGACGCTGCCGCTCATCGTGCCGATGTTCGCGGAACCCCTCGGCCTGCACGCGATGCTGCCCGCCACGCTGCAACTCGCGCTCGCCACCGTCGTCCAGTTCGTGTTCGGCGCGCGCTTCTACCGCGCCGCGTGGAAAGCCGTGCGCGCGGGCGCGGGCAATATGGATCTGCTGGTTGCGCTCGGCACGTCGGCGGCTTATGGCGTGAGCGTCTACCAGATGGCGCTGCACCCCGGCGACACGATGCATCTGTACTTCGAGGCATCGGCTGTCGTGATTACGCTGGTGCGCTTTGGCAAGTGGCTCGAAGCGCGCGCCAAGCGCCAGACCACCGACGCGATCCGCGCCCTCAACGCGCTGCGTCCGGACCGCGCGCGCATCGTCGTCGGCACGGAAGAGCATGAAGTGCCACTCGCGCAGGTGCGCGTCGGCATGCTCGTCGCGGTACGGCCGGGCGAGCGCGTGCCCGTTGACGGGACCGTGCTGCAAGGCCGCACGCATATCGACGAATCGCTGATTACGGGCGAAAGCCTGCCCGTGCCGAAGCAGCAGGACGACCGCGTGACGGCGGGGTCGATCAACGGCGAAGGCGCGATCACAGTGACAACCACGGCGATCGGCGCCGAGACCACGCTCGCCCGCATCATCCGGCTCGTCGAAACGGCGCAGGCGGAGAAAGCGCCAATCCAGCGGCTGGTCGACCGCGTCAGCGAAATCTTCGTCCCCGCCATTCTTGCGATCGCGCTCGTCACGTTGGTCGGCTGGCTGATCGCCGGGCACGGCGCCGAAACGGCGATTCTGAACGCGGTCGCAGTGCTGGTAATCGCCTGCCCGTGCGCGCTCGGCCTCGCGACGCCGACCGCGATCATGGCGGGTACGGGCGTCGCCGCGCGTCACGGCGTGCTGATCAAGGACGCGCAGGCGCTCGAAATCGCGCACCAGGTTCGCGTCGTCGCGTTCGACAAGACGGGCACGCTGACGGTCGGCCAGCCGTCCGTCACGGCGTTCGAGACAGCGGACGGCGTGGGCCGTTTAAACGCGCTGGCGCTCGCGGCGGCCGTGCAGCGGCATAGCGAGCATCCGCTCGCGAAAGCCGTCGTGAAAGCGTTCGAAGCGGATGGCGGCGGCGCCGCGCTGCCCGTCAGCAGCGACGCGCGCGCGGTCGCGGGGCGCGGCGTGGAAGCGGATATCGGCGGCGAAACGTTCGCTATCGGCAGTAGCCGCTGGCTCGGCGAACTGGGCGTCGCGCCGTCGCCCGCCCTCGCCCTCCGCGCCCAGCAGCTCGAAGCGCAAGGCAACACGGTGTCGTGGCTGATCGGGCGCGGCAAGACGGACGCGCAAATCGAAACGCAAGCCGACACACAAGCACAAGCGCTCGCGCTGATCGCTTTCGGCGACACCCTCAAGCCGGGCGCGCGCGCCGCGATCGAACGGCTGTCGCGCATGGGCGTGAAGAGCGCGCTGGTGACGGGCGACAACCAGGGCAGCGCGAAGAGCGTCGCCGCCGCGCTCGGCATCGACGAGGTGTACGCGCAGGTCCTGCCGTCCGACAAGGCGCGCGTCGTCCACGACCTGAAGATCCGCACGTCGAGCGTGGTCGCGATGGCGGGAGACGGCATCAACGACGCGCCCGCGCTCGCCGCCGCCGACATCGGCATCGCGATGGCGACGGGCACCGACGTGGCGATGCACGCGGCGGGCATCACGCTGATGCGTGGCGACCCGGCGCTGGTCGCCGACGCAATCGACATCTCGCGCCGCACCTGGCGCAAGATCCAGCAGAACCTGTTCTGGGCGTTCGTGTACAACCTGATCGGCATTCCGCTCGCCGCGTTCGGGCTGCTGAACCCGATGATCGCGGGCGCGGCGATGGCGTTCTCGAGCGTGAGCGTCGTGACGAACGCGCTGTTACTACGAACCTGGCGTTCGTCGCAATGA
- a CDS encoding methyl-accepting chemotaxis protein: MDILSLRRASVGARLAMLSCALVAAIFAAFTFAVTRTAGTQISDQVLSRITEKDRSIAAMISLFDKALTAEVGRSMTLFASFLPPGYALDETQKIDIAGTPTPVFKAGDKVLNNDFSIPDQFLAQSGAIATIFARTGDDFVRVTTSLKKQDGSRAIGTLLDRKGPAYGPVAGNRTFTGLAMLFGKRYITQYRPITDASGKVIGALFVGVDVDAQIKSVEDGIRQLKIGDTGYYFVLNASNGAERGKLMVHPAAAGQVGDESAAPYKRMIDEKEGQIEYSSADATLGETGAQDKFVSFVTVPEWNWLVGGVAKRDEVMADVIATRNRFILIGFVLVALFAVVFLIAVRRLVSRPLDEAAKASERFASGDLSVRVSASHERRDDEIGRLMQAIDGIGEGLARIVTQVRSASADMTEGTAKIAAGSGEIASRIGTQAASLEETAASMQQITSTVQQNAGHAAQANTLVSGASEAALDGGRAVERVVSTMGEISQSSKKIADITTVIEGIAFQTNILALNAAVEAARAGEHGKGFAVVASEVRALAQRSAAAAKEIEGVIAESTATVSSGFRIAEEASTTMRSIVERVGQVQTIIGEISVASKEQSSGIEQVNTAVTQIGEVTQQNAALVSDAEQAAADLSAQADKLAEVVSVFKLGGHN; this comes from the coding sequence ATGGATATCCTTTCACTGCGCCGCGCCAGCGTGGGCGCCAGGCTCGCCATGCTCTCGTGCGCGCTGGTGGCCGCCATTTTTGCCGCCTTCACGTTCGCCGTGACCCGCACGGCCGGCACGCAGATCAGCGATCAGGTGCTGTCGCGCATCACCGAGAAAGACCGCTCGATTGCTGCGATGATCTCGCTGTTCGACAAGGCGCTCACGGCCGAAGTGGGCCGCTCGATGACGCTGTTCGCGAGTTTTCTGCCGCCCGGCTACGCGCTCGACGAGACGCAGAAGATCGACATCGCCGGCACGCCGACGCCCGTCTTCAAGGCCGGCGACAAGGTGCTGAACAACGACTTCTCGATTCCCGACCAGTTTCTTGCGCAAAGCGGCGCCATCGCGACGATCTTCGCGCGCACGGGCGACGACTTCGTGCGCGTGACGACCTCGCTGAAAAAGCAGGACGGCTCGCGCGCGATCGGCACGCTGCTCGACCGCAAGGGCCCCGCCTACGGCCCCGTCGCCGGGAACAGGACCTTCACCGGACTCGCGATGCTCTTCGGCAAGCGCTATATCACGCAATACCGGCCGATCACGGACGCCAGCGGCAAGGTAATCGGCGCGCTGTTCGTCGGCGTCGACGTGGATGCGCAGATCAAGTCGGTCGAAGACGGCATCCGCCAACTGAAGATCGGCGACACGGGCTATTACTTCGTGTTGAACGCGTCGAACGGCGCGGAGCGCGGCAAGCTGATGGTGCATCCGGCGGCGGCCGGCCAGGTGGGCGACGAGAGCGCCGCGCCGTACAAGCGCATGATCGACGAAAAGGAAGGCCAGATCGAATATTCGAGCGCGGACGCGACGCTCGGCGAAACGGGCGCTCAGGACAAGTTCGTCTCGTTCGTCACCGTGCCGGAATGGAACTGGCTGGTCGGCGGCGTCGCGAAGCGCGACGAAGTGATGGCCGACGTGATCGCCACGCGCAACCGCTTCATCCTGATCGGCTTCGTGCTGGTCGCGTTGTTCGCCGTGGTGTTCCTGATCGCCGTGCGCCGGCTCGTATCGCGCCCGCTCGACGAAGCGGCGAAGGCGTCGGAGCGCTTTGCATCGGGCGATCTGAGCGTGCGCGTGTCGGCGAGCCACGAACGGCGCGACGACGAAATCGGCCGCCTGATGCAGGCCATCGACGGCATCGGCGAGGGGCTCGCGCGCATCGTTACGCAGGTGCGCAGCGCGTCGGCCGACATGACGGAAGGCACCGCGAAGATCGCGGCTGGCAGCGGCGAGATCGCATCGCGCATCGGCACGCAGGCCGCGAGCCTCGAAGAAACGGCGGCGAGCATGCAGCAGATTACGTCGACGGTGCAGCAGAACGCCGGTCACGCGGCACAGGCGAACACGCTGGTGTCGGGTGCATCGGAAGCGGCGCTCGACGGCGGCCGCGCGGTCGAGCGCGTCGTCTCGACGATGGGCGAGATCAGCCAGTCGTCGAAGAAGATCGCCGACATCACGACGGTCATCGAGGGCATCGCGTTCCAGACCAACATCCTCGCGCTCAACGCGGCTGTGGAAGCGGCGCGTGCCGGGGAGCACGGCAAGGGCTTTGCGGTCGTTGCGTCGGAAGTGCGCGCGCTGGCGCAGCGCAGTGCCGCGGCGGCGAAGGAAATCGAAGGCGTGATCGCCGAATCGACGGCGACGGTGTCGAGCGGCTTCCGTATTGCCGAGGAAGCGAGTACGACGATGCGCTCGATTGTGGAGCGGGTTGGTCAGGTGCAGACGATCATTGGCGAAATCAGCGTCGCTTCGAAGGAGCAGTCGAGCGGGATCGAGCAGGTGAACACGGCCGTCACGCAGATCGGTGAAGTGACGCAGCAGAATGCGGCGCTAGTTAGTGATGCCGAGCAGGCGGCCGCCGATCTGAGTGCGCAGGCTGACAAGCTGGCGGAAGTCGTGTCCGTGTTCAAGCTGGGTGGACACAATTAG
- a CDS encoding glutathione S-transferase family protein has protein sequence MATSTLTISSRNYSSWSLRGWLLAKFSGLPFEEIVMPVDDPAARAELLLLSPSILVPCLVHDGIKVWDTLAIAEYLNEVRPEAGLLPKDRKARAHCRAICGEMHSGFSSLRSALPMNLKAHFPGFKVWARAQSDIDRIVTIWRECLEEYGGPYLFGERSAADAMYAPVVTRFVTYDVQLDPDIVAYGRGILALPEMQEWIAGAQLEVDEIDELDVEF, from the coding sequence ATGGCTACCAGCACCCTGACGATCAGCAGCCGCAACTATTCCTCGTGGTCGCTGCGCGGCTGGCTGCTGGCGAAGTTCAGCGGCTTGCCGTTTGAAGAGATCGTGATGCCTGTTGATGATCCCGCTGCGCGGGCTGAGTTGCTGTTGCTGTCGCCGTCCATTCTCGTGCCGTGTCTTGTGCATGATGGGATCAAGGTTTGGGACACGTTGGCTATTGCTGAGTATCTGAACGAAGTGCGGCCTGAAGCTGGACTGTTACCGAAGGATCGTAAGGCGCGCGCGCATTGCCGTGCGATATGCGGTGAGATGCATTCCGGATTCAGTTCTTTGCGTTCGGCGTTGCCGATGAACCTGAAAGCGCATTTTCCGGGATTTAAGGTGTGGGCGCGGGCGCAGTCGGATATTGATCGTATTGTGACGATCTGGCGCGAGTGTCTGGAGGAGTACGGGGGGCCGTATCTGTTCGGTGAGCGTAGCGCGGCGGATGCGATGTATGCGCCTGTTGTTACGCGCTTTGTCACCTATGATGTGCAGCTTGATCCCGATATTGTTGCTTATGGGCGGGGGATTCTTGCGCTGCCTGAGATGCAGGAGTGGATCGCTGGAGCGCAGTTGGAAGTCGATGAGATCGATGAGCTTGATGTTGAGTTTTAG